From Candidatus Pedobacter colombiensis, one genomic window encodes:
- the aroA gene encoding 3-phosphoshikimate 1-carboxyvinyltransferase: protein MSKNAIVSFKGIKDINAEIALTGSKSESNRALIISGLSNGIVEVNNLSDAVDTVTLNNILNQVKAHHDGDSYITVDVGHAGTAMRFLTAYLSITNGMFHLTGSGRMKERPIKLLVEALQKLGAGINYAGQDGYPPLDISHNFKQVSRIVKIQGSISSQYLSALLMIAPSLPLGLSLEIEGELTSRPYLEMTLSMLEEAGIKHSWDNNTIHIDNQPFKACQLTIEPDWSAASYWYSIVALADLGSITLPHLKEKSLQGDSKIRDIMIPFGVRTSQTANGIALKSGTSVAINEVLNLKDCPDLAQTIIVCAAAKGLNLSFTGLETLKIKETNRVLALQQELAKIGVSLIEDNEIYTLNCDNLSFPKKVQFHTYDDHRMAMAFAPLSLFINEVEMEDYQVVEKSYPDFWKDLEKAGFTVKEV, encoded by the coding sequence ATGAGTAAAAATGCAATTGTTTCTTTTAAAGGGATTAAAGATATAAATGCTGAAATTGCCTTAACCGGTTCTAAAAGCGAAAGCAACAGGGCGCTGATCATCAGCGGTCTGTCAAATGGAATTGTTGAAGTCAATAATTTATCTGATGCAGTGGATACGGTGACCTTGAATAATATTCTTAATCAGGTAAAAGCTCATCATGATGGAGATTCTTACATCACTGTAGATGTAGGACATGCAGGTACAGCGATGCGTTTTTTAACAGCATACCTCTCTATCACAAACGGCATGTTTCACCTGACAGGTTCTGGCAGGATGAAAGAACGACCAATAAAGCTATTGGTTGAAGCTTTGCAAAAACTAGGCGCCGGTATTAATTATGCCGGGCAAGATGGTTATCCTCCCCTCGATATCAGCCATAACTTTAAACAAGTTAGTAGGATTGTTAAAATTCAGGGTAGCATTAGCAGTCAATACTTATCTGCACTTTTAATGATTGCTCCCTCATTGCCTTTGGGCTTGTCTTTAGAAATTGAGGGGGAATTGACCTCGAGACCATATCTGGAAATGACCTTAAGTATGCTTGAAGAAGCGGGAATTAAGCACTCTTGGGATAACAACACTATACATATTGACAACCAACCTTTTAAAGCTTGCCAGTTAACTATAGAGCCTGATTGGAGTGCTGCTTCTTATTGGTATAGCATTGTGGCGCTGGCAGACCTGGGTAGCATAACTTTACCTCATTTAAAGGAGAAAAGTTTGCAAGGCGATAGCAAGATCAGAGATATTATGATCCCTTTTGGTGTGCGCACTTCGCAAACAGCCAATGGTATTGCACTAAAATCAGGTACCTCTGTAGCCATAAACGAAGTATTGAATTTAAAGGATTGTCCAGATCTGGCGCAGACTATTATTGTTTGTGCTGCTGCAAAGGGCTTAAATCTTTCCTTTACAGGATTAGAAACGTTAAAAATAAAGGAAACCAACCGTGTGCTTGCTTTGCAACAGGAGCTGGCTAAAATTGGCGTTTCCCTGATTGAGGATAATGAAATATATACTTTAAATTGCGACAACCTGAGTTTCCCCAAAAAGGTACAATTCCACACCTACGATGATCATCGGATGGCTATGGCATTTGCTCCATTAAGTCTATTTATCAATGAAGTGGAAATGGAAGATTATCAGGTAGTGGAGAAATCATACCCTGATTTTTGGAAAGACCTGGAGAAAGCAGGTTTTACGGTAAAAGAAGTTTAG